A window of Xyrauchen texanus isolate HMW12.3.18 chromosome 10, RBS_HiC_50CHRs, whole genome shotgun sequence contains these coding sequences:
- the LOC127650099 gene encoding paraneoplastic antigen Ma2, producing the protein MAFAQDSMLLAEFSKWCKEKDIEENHGLLLIGVPAQTDVMFIEETVQTVKSFGRVRVRDSRAGPSSSTILVLCECREVIDPTRIPAELLPAPGEETWKVVVASTEVPVSEFSQKLSKFLIEEGKSMSDLQALFTQSGSTTSSPESIIHAVGEQLEKTSKPSTDTSAYRRLRTFSGTVPPPTGEESLENWMEQARLMTVECECSEREKRRRIMECLKGPALDIVKAVRFSSPDASALQYLDALENTFGTFESGEDLYFAFRLLRQSPGEALSDFLRRLEKSLTKVVQRGGLAPQLMDRVRIEQLIHGAVEADLMLLQLRLRERKEQPPNFLALLNEIKEAEENEATRYKIKTSVKPIHLKTDDKLS; encoded by the coding sequence ATGGCGTTTGCACAGGATTCAATGCTGCTTGCTGAATTTTCCAAATGGTGTAAGGAAAAGGACATTGAGGAGAATCATGGCTTACTGTTAATAGGAGTCCCTGCTCAGACTGATGTGATGTTTATAGAAGAGACAGTGCAGACTGTAAAATCTTTTGGCAGGGTTCGTGTGAGAGACTCAAGAGCAGGACCAAGTTCTAGTACTATTTTGGTGCTCTGTGAATGCCGAGAAGTTATTGATCCAACTCGAATTCCAGCAGAATTACTGCCTGCTCCTGGGGAGGAAACTTGGAAGGTAGTAGTGGCATCAACTGAGGTTCCCGTTTCAGAATTCTCACAGAAACTGTCCAAGTTCTTAATTGAAGAGGGAAAATCTATGTCTGACTTGCAAGCTCTATTCACTCAGTCTGGCTCTACCACTAGTTCTCCTGAATCTATCATACATGCCGTGGGTGAACAATTGGAGAAAACCTCTAAACCGTCGACTGATACTAGTGCTTATCGCCGATTACGTACCTTTTCGGGTACTGTTCCTCCTCCCACTGGAGAGGAAAGTTTAGAAAACTGGATGGAACAAGCTAGGTTGATGACTGTAGAGTGCGAATGTTCTGAAAGGGAAAAAAGAAGGAGAATAATGGAATGTTTAAAAGGCCCGGCGTTGGATATTGTTAAGGCTGTCCGATTTTCAAGTCCTGATGCTAGTGCTTTGCAATATCTGGATGCTTTGGAGAATACTTTTGGAACATTTGAATCTGGAGAGGATCTCTACTTTGCTTTCCGTCTTCTTCGACAATCACCAGGAGAGGCGTTGTCTGATTTTCTGAGGCGATTAGAGAAATCGTTAACTAAAGTGGTCCAAAGAGGAGGATTGGCACCACAGTTGATGGACCGAGTGAGGATTGAACAACTGATCCATGGAGCTGTGGAAGCGGACCTTATGCTGCTTCAGTTGAGACTCAGGGAAAGGAAAGAACAACCTCCTAATTTCTTAGCATTACTGAACGAAATTAAGGAAGCAGAGGAGAATGAGGCAACCCGTTATAAGATCAAAACTTCAGTAAAGcccattcatctgaaaactgatGACAAACTGAGCTAG